The Streptomyces sp. NBC_00691 genome has a segment encoding these proteins:
- a CDS encoding LLM class F420-dependent oxidoreductase has product MRISTTIFLTDETISPVRLARELEQRGFGGLYLPEHTHIPVARDTDYPAGGELPREYGRTLDPFVALGQAAAVTERLALGTGVTLITEHDPIALAKQIATLDHVSGGRFTLGLGFGWNKEEAADHGVDWRTRRDLGRDRLNLMRALWAPEPTAYEGGFGHSVRASEAWPKPAGGAPRILLGGAAGPKLFAQIVAQTDGWMPIGGRGLTESLPVLKEAWEQAGRDPKTLEIVPYAVLPTPGKLAHYAELGCEEVVLQLPPADEAEVLRVLDGYAEYL; this is encoded by the coding sequence ATGCGGATCTCGACCACGATCTTCCTGACCGACGAGACCATCAGCCCGGTGCGGCTCGCGCGCGAACTCGAACAGCGCGGGTTCGGCGGGCTCTACCTCCCCGAGCACACCCACATCCCCGTCGCCCGGGACACGGACTACCCGGCGGGCGGGGAGCTGCCCCGCGAGTACGGCCGCACCCTCGACCCCTTCGTCGCCCTCGGCCAGGCCGCCGCCGTCACCGAACGCCTCGCGCTCGGCACCGGCGTCACCCTGATCACCGAGCACGACCCGATCGCCCTCGCCAAACAGATCGCGACCCTCGACCACGTCTCCGGCGGCCGCTTCACCCTCGGCCTCGGCTTCGGCTGGAACAAGGAGGAGGCCGCCGACCACGGCGTGGACTGGCGCACCCGCCGGGACCTCGGCCGCGACCGCCTGAACCTGATGCGCGCGCTCTGGGCCCCCGAACCCACCGCGTACGAGGGCGGGTTCGGGCACTCGGTCCGCGCCTCCGAGGCCTGGCCGAAGCCGGCGGGCGGCGCGCCCCGCATCCTCCTGGGCGGCGCGGCGGGCCCGAAGCTCTTCGCCCAGATCGTCGCGCAGACGGACGGCTGGATGCCGATCGGCGGCCGCGGCCTGACGGAGTCGCTCCCGGTCCTCAAGGAGGCCTGGGAACAGGCGGGCCGAGACCCGAAGACCCTGGAGATCGTCCCGTACGCGGTCCTCCCGACCCCGGGCAAGCTCGCCCACTACGCGGAACTGGGCTGCGAGGAGGTCGTGCTCCAGCTTCCCCCGGCGGACGAGGCGGAGGTCCTGCGCGTCCTGGACGGGTACGCCGAGTACCTCTGA
- a CDS encoding GNAT family N-acetyltransferase, giving the protein MLKRIETYYDAVPRSAARAEEFGPLTLFVREGAGWPYYARPALGHGGEVTVADVDRVRARQRELGAPEAFEWVAETTPGLRAAVEASGLTVHEHPLMVLEGEGLPVAVPEGVTVRMVGARDPFLASAVAAPYAAFGAEPTPDVVAQVADRIAAGLTHLSAALDDTGTALSAGQHQPVGAVSEVVGVGTVPVARRRGLGLAVTAALVADARSRGVELVFLSASDADVARLYGRLGFRTVATALIAEP; this is encoded by the coding sequence GTGCTGAAGCGAATCGAGACGTACTACGACGCCGTTCCCCGTTCCGCCGCCCGCGCCGAGGAGTTCGGGCCGCTGACCCTGTTCGTACGGGAGGGCGCGGGCTGGCCGTACTACGCGCGGCCCGCCCTCGGTCACGGCGGGGAGGTGACGGTCGCCGACGTGGACCGGGTCCGGGCGCGGCAGCGGGAGCTGGGGGCGCCCGAGGCGTTCGAATGGGTGGCGGAGACGACGCCGGGGCTGCGGGCGGCGGTGGAGGCGAGCGGGCTCACGGTCCACGAGCATCCGCTGATGGTCCTGGAGGGCGAAGGGCTGCCGGTGGCCGTGCCCGAGGGCGTCACCGTGCGGATGGTCGGCGCGCGCGATCCGTTCCTGGCGAGCGCGGTCGCCGCCCCGTACGCGGCCTTCGGCGCCGAGCCGACGCCGGACGTCGTCGCCCAGGTCGCCGACCGGATCGCGGCGGGACTCACCCATCTCTCGGCGGCCCTGGACGACACCGGCACCGCGCTCTCGGCGGGCCAGCACCAGCCCGTCGGGGCCGTGTCCGAGGTCGTCGGGGTCGGCACCGTCCCGGTGGCGCGGCGCCGGGGCCTCGGTCTTGCGGTGACGGCGGCCCTGGTCGCCGACGCCCGGTCGCGCGGTGTGGAGCTGGTGTTCCTGTCGGCCTCGGACGCGGACGTGGCCCGGCTGTACGGACGGCTCGGTTTCCGCACGGTCGCCACCGCGCTCATCGCGGAGCCGTAG
- a CDS encoding carboxymuconolactone decarboxylase family protein has protein sequence MAHATTPRMTNPAYLLPGAGPAIQELVKATRDGGVPESTLELVHLRASQINGCGFCVDYGAKSARKNGVSDEKLFAVAAWRETPYFSDEERAALALAEAATRLADTSDAVPDDVWDAAADHYDEKQLAAIVLMVAVTNLFNRLNVTVRQPAGVAL, from the coding sequence ATGGCGCACGCGACCACCCCCCGGATGACCAACCCCGCCTACCTCCTCCCCGGAGCGGGCCCGGCGATTCAGGAGCTGGTGAAGGCGACCCGCGACGGCGGCGTCCCCGAGTCGACCCTGGAGCTGGTGCACCTGCGGGCGAGCCAGATCAACGGCTGCGGGTTCTGCGTCGACTACGGGGCGAAGAGCGCCCGGAAGAACGGTGTGAGCGACGAGAAGCTGTTCGCCGTCGCCGCCTGGCGCGAGACCCCATACTTCTCCGACGAGGAGCGCGCGGCCCTCGCCCTGGCCGAGGCGGCGACCCGGCTCGCCGACACCTCGGACGCCGTGCCGGACGACGTCTGGGACGCCGCCGCCGACCATTACGACGAGAAGCAGCTCGCCGCGATCGTGCTGATGGTGGCGGTCACCAATCTGTTCAACCGGCTCAACGTCACCGTCCGGCAGCCGGCCGGAGTCGCTCTCTGA
- a CDS encoding APC family permease, producing the protein MTQVEARPQAGDTVRGVNAPGDTNGVRTKGLGGNSVGLLGSAVIGISTVAPVYCLTSTLGSTAGEVGLQMPAIFLAGFLPMLLVAFAYRELNKVMPDCGTSFTWTVKAFGPRIGWMCGWGLVIATIIVLSNLAGVATSYFWLLAGEISGSGSIAALDDNKAVHIVTCLALIAAATAISYRGMTATKGVQYTLVGLQLVVLAVFVGMALTKAGSFETSVDFSWSWMNPFAVQSFAAFTAGLSLSIFMYWGWDACMATNEETTGSAKTPGRAALIAMVVLVGSYLATGIAAQMVVGSGEEGLGLANPETSDNVFAALAGPVMGPTLGILLFVAVLASAAASLQTTFIPVARTVLAMSTYEALPKSFTKVHPVFKTPGKATIVAGVATGVFYTVMTLLSENVLVDTIYALGLMICFYYALTAFACVWYFRGELFRSGRNLAYKGLMPLLGGLMLTAVFGKTLYDMWDPAYGSGSAVFGVGSVFVIGVGLLLIGVVIMLVMQRRSPAFFRGEVLTKETPSLVVAD; encoded by the coding sequence ATGACTCAGGTGGAAGCGCGGCCCCAGGCCGGAGACACGGTAAGGGGCGTCAACGCCCCGGGCGACACCAACGGCGTGCGCACCAAAGGCCTCGGCGGAAACTCCGTCGGCCTCCTCGGCAGTGCCGTCATCGGCATCTCGACCGTCGCCCCCGTCTACTGCCTGACCTCGACACTCGGCTCCACCGCCGGCGAGGTCGGACTGCAGATGCCCGCGATCTTCCTCGCCGGCTTCCTCCCGATGCTCCTCGTCGCCTTCGCGTACCGGGAGCTCAACAAGGTCATGCCCGACTGCGGCACCTCGTTCACCTGGACCGTGAAGGCCTTCGGGCCCCGGATCGGCTGGATGTGCGGCTGGGGCCTGGTCATCGCGACGATCATCGTCCTCTCCAACCTGGCGGGCGTCGCGACCTCCTACTTCTGGCTCCTCGCGGGTGAGATCAGCGGCAGCGGGTCCATCGCCGCCCTGGACGACAACAAAGCCGTCCACATCGTCACCTGCCTGGCCCTCATCGCCGCGGCCACCGCGATCAGCTACCGCGGCATGACCGCCACCAAGGGCGTCCAGTACACCCTCGTCGGCCTCCAGCTCGTCGTCCTCGCCGTCTTCGTCGGCATGGCCCTGACGAAGGCCGGCTCCTTCGAGACCTCGGTCGACTTCTCCTGGTCCTGGATGAACCCCTTCGCGGTCCAGTCCTTCGCGGCCTTCACCGCCGGCCTCTCGCTCTCGATCTTCATGTACTGGGGCTGGGACGCCTGCATGGCGACCAACGAGGAGACCACCGGCAGCGCCAAGACCCCCGGCCGTGCCGCGCTCATCGCGATGGTCGTCCTGGTCGGCTCCTACCTGGCCACCGGCATCGCCGCCCAGATGGTCGTCGGCTCCGGCGAGGAGGGCCTCGGCCTCGCCAACCCGGAGACCTCCGACAACGTCTTCGCCGCCCTCGCCGGCCCGGTGATGGGCCCCACGCTCGGCATCCTGCTCTTCGTCGCGGTCCTCGCCTCGGCGGCCGCCAGCCTCCAGACCACCTTCATCCCGGTCGCCCGCACGGTGCTCGCGATGTCCACGTACGAGGCCCTGCCGAAGTCCTTCACCAAGGTCCACCCGGTCTTCAAGACCCCCGGCAAGGCCACGATCGTGGCCGGTGTCGCCACCGGCGTCTTCTACACCGTGATGACCCTGCTCAGCGAGAACGTCCTGGTCGACACCATCTACGCGCTCGGCCTGATGATCTGCTTCTACTACGCGCTCACGGCCTTCGCCTGCGTCTGGTACTTCCGCGGCGAGCTCTTCCGCTCCGGCCGGAACCTCGCCTACAAGGGCCTCATGCCGCTGCTCGGCGGACTGATGCTCACGGCCGTCTTCGGCAAGACGCTCTACGACATGTGGGACCCGGCGTACGGCTCCGGCTCCGCCGTCTTCGGCGTCGGCTCGGTCTTCGTGATCGGCGTCGGACTGCTGCTCATCGGCGTGGTGATCATGCTGGTCATGCAGCGCCGGAGCCCCGCGTTCTTCCGCGGCGAGGTCCTGACGAAGGAGACGCCGTCACTGGTCGTCGCCGACTGA
- a CDS encoding aldehyde dehydrogenase family protein — protein MNQQLFIGGEWVEPDGGHYEVIDPATEEVVGLAPEASRAQVYDAAAAAREAFDSWSRTTPEERAAILDRAADLMARDAEANTLLARAETGATTGTARGMQVAVGSARFRRYARGAMEPVEQALPPQINEAGPMGKAGVFGAVAVRRPVGVVTCITSYNNPWANPAGKVAPALAMGNTVLVKPAPQDPLSVYAMTRALEEAGVPPGVVNVVTGSSVEAGQAAVDSPDVDMVSFTGSTAVGQAIGEVCGRTLKRQLMELGGKGAALVFDDADLDSAVMGIGTTFSFYSGQICTAPTRVLAQRGIYERLIEKLTGYLAFMKVGDPAERGTIVGPVISAAHRDRVESYVELGRKEGARVVVGGERPDLAKGFYVAPTLLADCTNEMRVVREEIFGPVVVVVPFDDEEEGIALANDSEYGLLDYVWSGDVARAFRIAARLRAGGVGVNTIGRNMEAPFGGFKRSGVGRDVGSYALHAYSELQAVVWPG, from the coding sequence GTGAACCAGCAGCTCTTCATCGGCGGCGAGTGGGTCGAGCCCGACGGCGGTCACTACGAGGTGATCGACCCCGCCACGGAGGAGGTCGTCGGTCTCGCCCCGGAGGCCTCCCGCGCCCAGGTGTACGACGCGGCCGCCGCCGCCCGCGAGGCCTTCGACTCCTGGTCCCGTACGACACCGGAGGAGCGGGCGGCGATCCTCGACCGGGCCGCCGATCTGATGGCCCGGGACGCCGAGGCGAACACCCTCCTCGCCCGTGCCGAGACCGGCGCCACCACCGGCACGGCGCGCGGCATGCAGGTCGCCGTCGGCTCCGCCCGTTTCCGGCGGTACGCGCGCGGGGCCATGGAACCGGTCGAGCAGGCGCTGCCCCCGCAGATCAACGAGGCGGGCCCGATGGGGAAGGCCGGGGTCTTCGGCGCCGTGGCGGTGCGCCGCCCGGTCGGCGTCGTCACCTGCATCACCTCGTACAACAACCCCTGGGCCAACCCTGCCGGCAAGGTCGCCCCCGCGCTCGCGATGGGCAACACGGTCCTGGTGAAGCCCGCCCCGCAGGACCCGCTCTCCGTGTACGCGATGACCCGGGCCCTGGAGGAGGCCGGCGTCCCGCCGGGTGTCGTGAACGTGGTCACCGGCTCCTCGGTGGAAGCGGGGCAGGCGGCCGTGGACTCCCCGGACGTCGACATGGTGTCCTTCACCGGCTCCACGGCGGTCGGGCAGGCGATCGGCGAGGTCTGCGGCCGCACGCTCAAGCGGCAGCTGATGGAGCTGGGCGGCAAGGGGGCCGCGCTCGTCTTCGACGACGCCGACCTGGATTCGGCGGTCATGGGGATCGGGACGACGTTCTCCTTCTACAGCGGACAGATCTGCACGGCCCCGACCCGGGTGCTCGCCCAGCGCGGGATCTACGAGCGGCTGATCGAGAAGCTCACCGGCTATCTGGCCTTCATGAAGGTGGGGGACCCGGCGGAGCGGGGCACGATCGTCGGCCCGGTGATCTCGGCGGCCCACCGCGACCGGGTGGAGTCGTACGTCGAGCTGGGCCGGAAGGAGGGGGCGCGGGTCGTCGTCGGCGGCGAGCGGCCGGACCTCGCGAAGGGCTTCTACGTGGCGCCGACGCTGCTCGCCGACTGCACCAACGAGATGCGGGTGGTGCGGGAGGAGATCTTCGGGCCGGTGGTCGTGGTGGTCCCCTTCGACGACGAGGAGGAGGGGATCGCACTCGCCAACGACAGCGAGTACGGACTCCTCGACTACGTGTGGTCGGGCGACGTGGCCCGTGCCTTCCGGATCGCGGCCCGGCTGCGGGCCGGCGGGGTGGGGGTGAACACGATCGGACGGAACATGGAGGCGCCGTTCGGCGGATTCAAGCGGAGCGGGGTCGGACGCGACGTGGGCTCGTACGCGCTGCACGCGTACAGCGAGCTGCAGGCGGTGGTGTGGCCGGGCTGA
- a CDS encoding N-acyl-D-amino-acid deacylase family protein, with protein MLDHLITGATVVDGTGAPAHVADIGIRDGRIAVVAEPGTVREDARTTEDATGLVLTPGFVDPHTHYDAQLFWDPYATPSMNHGVTTVAGGNCGFTLAPLHPDRPEDADYTRRMMSKVEGMALKALEEGVDWSWSSFAEYLDALDGRIAVNAGFMVGHCALRRYVMGADAVGGQPTPEQLAHMVALLKEAMEAGAWGLSTTQSSTHSDGAGAPVASRHATADELVALSRAVGEHEGTQLEAILAGCLDQFSDDEIDLFVEMTAAAGRPLNWNVLTIDAAVPERVPRQLTASERARKSGGRIVALTMPILTPMNMSLGTFCALNLIPGWGEILGLPLPERIARLRDPDVRAEMLRRADSKEAGVFRRLAHFGRYVIGDTYSPENEGLTGRVVNDIAAERGQDAFQCLVEICANDELRTILWPMPSDNDPASWALRRETWDHEDVMLGGSDAGAHLDRMCGAPYTTRFLGDCLRGRRLVPLERAVRMLTDDPARLFGLRERGRIAEGFHADLVLFDPERIDAGPATLVHDLPGDSPRLDSRAVGIVSVRVNGVETVRDDEVTGAVPGKVLRSGRDTRTVATR; from the coding sequence ATGCTCGACCACCTCATCACGGGCGCCACCGTCGTGGACGGCACCGGCGCCCCCGCCCACGTCGCCGACATCGGCATCCGGGACGGCCGGATCGCCGTCGTCGCCGAGCCCGGCACCGTACGGGAGGACGCCCGGACCACCGAGGACGCCACCGGTCTCGTCCTCACCCCCGGCTTCGTCGACCCGCACACCCACTACGACGCCCAGCTGTTCTGGGACCCGTACGCCACTCCCTCCATGAACCACGGCGTCACCACCGTCGCCGGCGGCAACTGCGGTTTCACCCTCGCCCCGCTCCACCCGGACCGGCCCGAGGACGCCGACTACACCCGCCGCATGATGTCCAAGGTCGAGGGGATGGCCCTCAAAGCCCTGGAGGAGGGCGTCGACTGGTCCTGGTCGTCGTTCGCCGAGTACCTCGACGCCCTCGACGGCCGGATCGCCGTCAACGCCGGTTTCATGGTGGGCCACTGCGCCCTGCGCCGGTACGTGATGGGCGCCGACGCCGTCGGCGGGCAGCCCACCCCCGAGCAGCTCGCGCACATGGTCGCCCTCCTCAAGGAGGCCATGGAGGCCGGAGCCTGGGGGCTCTCCACCACCCAGTCGTCGACCCACTCCGACGGCGCCGGCGCCCCCGTCGCCTCCCGGCACGCCACCGCGGACGAGCTGGTCGCGCTCTCCCGCGCCGTCGGCGAGCACGAGGGCACCCAGCTCGAAGCGATCCTGGCCGGCTGCCTCGACCAGTTCTCCGACGACGAGATCGACCTGTTCGTCGAGATGACCGCCGCCGCGGGGCGCCCCCTCAACTGGAACGTCCTCACCATCGACGCCGCCGTCCCCGAACGCGTCCCGCGCCAGCTCACCGCCTCCGAGCGGGCCCGGAAGTCCGGCGGCCGCATCGTCGCCCTCACCATGCCGATCCTGACCCCGATGAACATGTCGCTGGGGACGTTCTGCGCCCTCAACCTCATCCCGGGATGGGGCGAGATCCTCGGACTTCCCCTCCCCGAGCGGATCGCGAGGCTCCGCGACCCGGACGTGCGGGCCGAGATGCTGCGGCGCGCCGACTCCAAGGAGGCCGGCGTCTTCCGGCGCCTGGCCCACTTCGGGCGGTACGTCATCGGGGACACGTACAGCCCCGAGAACGAGGGACTCACCGGCCGCGTGGTGAACGACATCGCGGCCGAGCGCGGCCAGGACGCCTTCCAGTGCCTCGTCGAGATCTGCGCCAACGACGAGCTGCGGACGATCCTGTGGCCGATGCCCAGCGACAACGACCCGGCCTCCTGGGCGCTGCGCCGCGAGACCTGGGACCACGAGGACGTGATGCTCGGCGGCTCCGACGCGGGCGCCCACCTGGACCGGATGTGCGGGGCGCCGTACACGACCCGGTTCCTCGGCGACTGTCTGCGCGGCCGCAGGCTCGTGCCCCTGGAGCGGGCGGTGCGGATGCTGACCGACGACCCGGCCCGGCTCTTCGGGCTCCGCGAGCGCGGCCGGATCGCCGAGGGTTTCCACGCCGACCTGGTCCTCTTCGACCCGGAGCGGATCGACGCGGGCCCGGCGACCCTGGTGCACGACCTGCCGGGGGACAGCCCGCGGCTGGACTCGCGGGCGGTCGGGATCGTGTCCGTGCGGGTCAACGGCGTGGAGACGGTACGGGACGACGAGGTGACCGGCGCGGTCCCGGGGAAGGTGCTGCGCTCCGGCCGTGACACGAGGACGGTGGCGACCAGGTGA
- a CDS encoding LLM class flavin-dependent oxidoreductase — translation MEFGIFVQGYVGKRAETDPEAEHKALMEETEYVIQADRSGFKYAWASEHHFLEEYSHLSANDVYLGYLAHATDRIHLGSGIFNPLAPVNHPVKVAEKVAMLDHLSGGRFEFGSGRGAGSHEILGFMPGITDMNHTKELWEETIAEFPKMWLQDEYVGFQGKHWSLPPRKILPKPYGKSHPAMWYAAGSPSSYAMAGRKGLGVLGFSVQKVSDMEWVVESYKTAIKEAKAIGDFVNDNVMVTSTAICAETHDKAVEIAVGGGLNYLQSLLFRYHDTFPRPEGIPEWPELLPEYSAEIIELLIQEELMICGDPSEVLAQCKRWEQAGADQLSFGLPIGISYEDTMNSIKLIGEHVIPKIDTDPVHRTTRFRRSAGS, via the coding sequence TTGGAATTCGGGATCTTCGTACAGGGATACGTCGGCAAGCGGGCCGAGACCGATCCCGAAGCCGAGCACAAGGCGCTCATGGAGGAGACCGAGTACGTCATCCAGGCGGACAGGTCCGGATTCAAGTACGCCTGGGCGTCGGAGCACCACTTCCTGGAGGAGTACTCGCACCTCTCCGCCAACGACGTCTACCTGGGCTACCTCGCCCACGCCACCGACCGGATCCACCTCGGCTCCGGCATCTTCAACCCCCTCGCCCCCGTCAACCACCCGGTGAAGGTCGCCGAGAAGGTCGCCATGCTCGACCATCTCTCCGGTGGACGGTTCGAGTTCGGCTCCGGGCGTGGTGCGGGCTCCCACGAGATCCTCGGGTTCATGCCGGGCATCACCGACATGAACCACACCAAGGAGCTGTGGGAGGAGACGATCGCCGAGTTCCCCAAGATGTGGCTCCAGGACGAGTACGTCGGCTTCCAGGGCAAGCACTGGTCACTGCCGCCCCGCAAGATCCTCCCGAAGCCGTACGGCAAGTCCCACCCCGCCATGTGGTACGCCGCCGGGTCCCCCTCCTCGTACGCCATGGCCGGCAGGAAGGGTCTCGGAGTCCTCGGCTTCAGCGTGCAGAAGGTCTCCGACATGGAGTGGGTCGTCGAGTCGTACAAGACCGCGATCAAGGAAGCCAAGGCGATCGGCGACTTCGTCAACGACAACGTCATGGTGACCTCGACGGCGATCTGCGCCGAGACGCACGACAAGGCGGTCGAGATCGCGGTCGGAGGCGGCCTGAACTACCTCCAGTCCCTCCTCTTCCGCTACCACGACACCTTCCCGCGGCCGGAGGGCATCCCGGAGTGGCCGGAGCTGCTGCCCGAGTACTCGGCCGAGATCATCGAACTCCTCATCCAGGAGGAGCTGATGATCTGCGGCGATCCTTCGGAGGTGCTGGCGCAGTGCAAGCGGTGGGAGCAGGCGGGGGCGGACCAGCTGTCGTTCGGGCTGCCGATCGGGATCTCGTACGAGGACACGATGAACTCGATCAAGCTGATCGGTGAGCACGTGATCCCGAAGATCGACACGGACCCGGTCCACCGCACGACCCGTTTCCGCCGGTCCGCCGGCTCCTGA
- a CDS encoding SDR family NAD(P)-dependent oxidoreductase gives MGTLDGRVVLVTGAARGQGEQEARLFAAEGAEVVLADVLDDAGAALAKELGEERAVYVHLDVTREADWAAAVAVAKERFGKIDGLVNNAGILRFNELLSTPLEEFQAIVSVNQTGCFLGIRTVAPEIAAAGGGTIVNTASYTGLTGMAGVGAYAASKHAVLGLTRVAALELAAKGIRVNAVCPGAIDTPMSNPEGVDPAATAELYRRLVPLGRIGRPDEVAALALFLTGEDSAYITGQPFVIDGGWLAGVSLF, from the coding sequence ATGGGCACACTCGACGGGCGGGTCGTCCTCGTCACCGGCGCGGCGCGCGGACAGGGCGAGCAGGAGGCCCGGCTGTTCGCCGCGGAGGGGGCCGAGGTCGTCCTCGCCGACGTCCTCGACGACGCGGGCGCCGCACTGGCCAAGGAACTGGGGGAGGAGCGGGCCGTCTACGTCCACCTGGACGTGACCAGGGAGGCCGACTGGGCCGCGGCCGTGGCGGTCGCCAAGGAGCGGTTCGGGAAGATCGACGGGCTGGTCAACAACGCCGGCATCCTCCGCTTCAACGAGCTGCTCTCCACCCCCCTGGAGGAGTTCCAGGCGATCGTCTCCGTCAACCAGACCGGCTGCTTCCTCGGCATCCGGACCGTCGCGCCCGAGATCGCGGCGGCCGGCGGCGGGACGATCGTCAACACGGCCTCCTACACGGGGCTGACGGGGATGGCCGGGGTCGGCGCGTACGCCGCCTCGAAGCACGCCGTCCTCGGGCTGACCCGGGTCGCCGCGCTGGAGCTGGCCGCGAAGGGGATCCGGGTGAACGCCGTCTGCCCGGGCGCCATCGACACTCCCATGAGCAATCCGGAGGGCGTGGACCCGGCCGCCACGGCCGAGCTGTACCGCAGGCTCGTGCCGCTCGGGCGGATCGGGCGCCCGGACGAGGTGGCGGCGCTCGCGCTGTTCCTGACCGGGGAGGACTCGGCGTACATCACCGGCCAGCCCTTCGTGATCGACGGCGGCTGGCTGGCGGGAGTCAGCCTCTTCTAG
- a CDS encoding LLM class F420-dependent oxidoreductase → MVVYGMQLPVQSQSAIYAEPWEATAGVADLLAVARAAEEYGFDYLASCDHVAIPRRLAEAMSTVWYDPVATLSFLAAATERVRLLSHVAVVGLRHPLVTAKAYATLDHLSGGRLVLGVGAGHVQEEFEALGVDFARRGAVLDETMDALRTALGPEEYPEHLGERFAFKDLGQLPRPAQERVPLWVGGSSPAAVRRAALKGDGWLPQGDPRDRLAAQIQKLLRLRAEAGIAEPITVGAIAEPLYIGTPDRPVGRRTLSGRPEEIAASLRAYGEMGVDQIQVRFRSRSRAELIDQMAAFGTEVAPHL, encoded by the coding sequence ATGGTGGTCTACGGGATGCAGCTGCCGGTCCAGTCGCAGAGCGCGATCTACGCCGAGCCCTGGGAGGCGACCGCCGGGGTCGCCGACCTGCTCGCCGTCGCCCGTGCCGCCGAGGAGTACGGATTCGACTATCTCGCCAGTTGCGACCACGTCGCCATCCCGCGCCGGCTCGCCGAGGCGATGAGCACCGTCTGGTACGACCCGGTCGCCACGCTCTCCTTCCTCGCCGCCGCCACCGAACGCGTCCGTCTGCTCTCGCACGTCGCCGTCGTCGGACTGCGCCATCCGCTCGTCACCGCCAAGGCCTACGCGACGCTCGACCACCTCTCCGGCGGCCGGCTGGTCCTCGGGGTCGGCGCCGGGCACGTCCAGGAGGAGTTCGAGGCGCTCGGCGTGGACTTCGCGCGCCGGGGCGCCGTGCTCGACGAGACCATGGACGCGCTGCGGACCGCGCTCGGGCCGGAGGAGTACCCGGAGCACCTGGGGGAGCGGTTCGCCTTCAAGGACCTCGGGCAGCTGCCCCGGCCCGCGCAGGAGCGCGTCCCGCTCTGGGTCGGCGGATCCTCCCCGGCCGCCGTGCGCCGCGCCGCGCTCAAGGGAGACGGCTGGCTCCCGCAGGGCGACCCGCGCGACCGGCTCGCCGCACAGATCCAGAAACTGCTGCGGCTGCGCGCCGAGGCCGGGATCGCGGAGCCGATCACCGTCGGCGCGATCGCCGAGCCGCTGTACATCGGCACGCCCGACCGGCCCGTCGGCCGGCGCACCCTCAGTGGCCGCCCGGAGGAGATCGCCGCCTCCCTGCGCGCGTACGGGGAGATGGGCGTGGACCAGATCCAGGTCCGGTTCCGTTCCCGGAGCCGTGCCGAACTCATCGACCAGATGGCGGCCTTCGGCACGGAGGTCGCCCCTCACCTCTAG
- a CDS encoding RICIN domain-containing protein, with protein sequence MHTSRKITALRTRGTVVAALGLVAGVQASPAGAQDLGGHAHKNLNSRRYLEVGGWATGNGARAQQWECTGGTNQMWTVRVRN encoded by the coding sequence ATGCACACGAGCAGGAAGATCACCGCGCTGCGCACGCGCGGGACGGTCGTCGCGGCACTCGGCCTGGTGGCCGGCGTCCAGGCGTCGCCCGCCGGCGCGCAGGACCTGGGCGGCCACGCCCACAAGAACCTCAACAGCCGGCGATACCTGGAGGTCGGCGGCTGGGCCACCGGCAACGGCGCCCGCGCGCAGCAGTGGGAGTGCACCGGGGGGACCAACCAGATGTGGACCGTTCGCGTCCGGAACTGA